From Pseudobdellovibrio exovorus JSS, a single genomic window includes:
- a CDS encoding matrixin family metalloprotease: protein MKKMITKASMAVFFFAVSTVLGACAPRQQKDCGFVQNIYGQRISWKKNLPIPLILHKSVPESLRPAVYRAVATWETTAGRKLFEVFEDSSQIEDTPSRDKKNAIYFLSEWESDRTSEQGRTSVYWAGDQIQEADIRINAHDFSYYDQSPQQLVGSYGVSSSGISLSEGYSFEALILHELGHFLGLKHREGETVMATHLAAYSDRVALAAVDQESLSCEYK, encoded by the coding sequence ATGAAAAAAATGATCACAAAGGCATCAATGGCGGTTTTCTTTTTTGCAGTCTCTACTGTGTTGGGAGCTTGCGCGCCGCGACAACAGAAGGACTGTGGCTTTGTACAAAATATCTATGGTCAGCGCATTTCTTGGAAAAAGAATCTTCCAATTCCACTTATTTTACATAAATCAGTTCCAGAAAGTTTACGCCCTGCAGTTTATCGTGCTGTTGCCACGTGGGAAACAACTGCTGGCCGTAAATTGTTCGAGGTATTTGAAGATTCTTCACAGATAGAAGATACCCCGTCTAGGGATAAGAAAAATGCTATTTACTTTTTATCCGAATGGGAGTCAGATAGAACGTCTGAGCAGGGTCGAACATCTGTCTACTGGGCAGGTGATCAGATTCAAGAGGCGGATATTCGTATCAACGCCCACGACTTCAGTTACTACGATCAAAGTCCTCAACAATTGGTAGGATCTTACGGAGTTTCTTCGTCAGGTATATCTTTGAGTGAAGGTTATAGTTTCGAAGCACTTATACTGCATGAGTTAGGTCACTTTCTAGGTTTAAAACACCGTGAAGGGGAAACCGTTATGGCCACACATCTGGCGGCCTATAGCGATCGTGTCGCTTTGGCGGCGGTAGACCAAGAGTCATTGTCGTGTGAGTACAAGTAG
- a CDS encoding isocitrate/isopropylmalate dehydrogenase family protein, which yields MHKITVIPGDGIGPEITAQVLRVLKHVNAPFSYEEAAAGEIALNTMGSLLPESTLESIARNKLAIKGPTTTPVGGGHKSINVSLRQKFDLYANVRPVRTLPNVPCVGQDVNLTIVRENTEDLYAGIERMVDDHTAESIKRITYKGSERIARYGYELAQKTQRKKVAIVHKANIMKMSDGLFLKTSLQVGQEFPQIETRDVIVDNACMQLVTKPQQFEVIVTQNLYGDILSDLCAGLVGGLGVVPGANIGRDIAVFEAVHGSAPDIAGQNKANPTALLQSAVMMLEHVGELKLAQDIMAALIKTLGDANARTADLGGHGNTVTFTDAIIQNLGR from the coding sequence ATGCATAAGATAACAGTCATACCGGGTGACGGAATCGGCCCGGAAATCACAGCACAGGTTCTAAGAGTCTTAAAACACGTTAACGCCCCTTTCAGTTATGAAGAGGCTGCCGCAGGCGAAATCGCCCTCAACACAATGGGAAGCTTATTACCCGAGTCGACACTTGAATCGATTGCTCGCAATAAGCTGGCTATTAAAGGCCCGACAACCACACCAGTGGGCGGAGGACACAAGTCCATCAATGTGAGCCTCAGACAGAAGTTTGATCTTTACGCTAACGTTCGCCCTGTGCGCACGCTGCCTAACGTCCCTTGTGTAGGACAAGACGTTAATCTGACTATCGTACGCGAAAACACCGAGGATCTTTACGCCGGTATCGAACGTATGGTGGATGACCACACAGCAGAAAGTATCAAACGCATCACGTATAAGGGTTCAGAGCGTATTGCTCGTTATGGCTATGAGTTAGCGCAAAAAACTCAACGTAAAAAAGTCGCCATCGTCCATAAAGCCAATATCATGAAAATGTCTGATGGGTTGTTTTTAAAAACCTCTCTACAAGTAGGACAAGAATTTCCACAAATTGAAACTCGTGACGTCATTGTAGACAATGCCTGTATGCAATTGGTTACGAAACCACAACAGTTTGAAGTGATTGTAACACAAAATCTTTATGGCGATATTTTATCAGATCTTTGTGCGGGTTTAGTTGGTGGTTTGGGAGTGGTTCCTGGAGCCAATATCGGTCGTGACATCGCTGTGTTTGAAGCGGTTCATGGATCAGCGCCAGACATTGCCGGACAAAACAAAGCCAACCCAACAGCATTACTTCAATCTGCTGTGATGATGCTGGAACATGTAGGCGAATTAAAATTAGCTCAAGACATTATGGCCGCACTTATCAAAACTTTAGGTGATGCCAATGCTCGTACAGCTGACTTAGGTGGACATGGAAACACGGTCACCTTTACAGACGCTATTATTCAAAATTTAGGTCGTTAA
- a CDS encoding PBECR2 nuclease fold domain-containing protein has translation MSKVASKLNKNINSKKSKNIKIKMKKAATPSASKRKAQPHKAAKKVQEKELIIIDEKQGLIFENDKTLFGYFSIPIKEYETLFQNNYNANADFSMIEHQEYESLLEETLDEPEEIWMDETTFEDLTVHTLIRTFETKQQVFHYIAVVYINTEDNYPTFVFMHFPTKDNRLLEAFRKNEIIFHKKLEAIQFAAIDGDSLLEGDYLAIGLLESMLKVRGDKDIPPDKFRDFTDCRDATIESPDEIWRKVDSTGYVLVTFIKEFTDMGVEDLHYIVVTEEDTEAQVNSLLFSFPTNDTTLVDRYRQGENLEAEEVATESSH, from the coding sequence GTGAGTAAAGTTGCTAGTAAATTAAACAAAAATATCAATTCTAAAAAAAGTAAAAACATCAAAATCAAAATGAAAAAAGCGGCGACTCCGTCAGCATCTAAGCGGAAAGCTCAGCCTCATAAAGCCGCAAAAAAAGTTCAAGAGAAAGAATTGATTATTATCGATGAAAAGCAGGGATTGATCTTTGAAAATGATAAGACATTATTTGGTTACTTTTCTATTCCTATAAAAGAATACGAGACTCTTTTTCAAAATAATTACAATGCAAATGCTGACTTTTCGATGATCGAACATCAAGAATACGAATCTCTTTTGGAAGAAACATTGGATGAGCCAGAAGAAATCTGGATGGATGAGACGACCTTTGAAGATCTGACAGTTCACACGCTGATTAGAACTTTTGAAACGAAACAGCAGGTCTTTCATTACATTGCCGTTGTGTATATCAATACAGAAGATAATTATCCTACTTTTGTATTTATGCACTTTCCGACTAAAGATAATCGCCTTTTAGAAGCTTTTCGCAAAAATGAAATCATCTTCCACAAAAAGTTAGAAGCTATTCAGTTTGCGGCCATTGATGGGGACTCTTTATTAGAGGGTGACTATTTAGCCATCGGTTTACTGGAATCTATGCTGAAGGTCCGCGGTGATAAAGATATCCCACCGGATAAGTTTCGTGACTTTACAGACTGCCGTGATGCCACAATTGAGTCTCCGGATGAAATTTGGAGGAAGGTGGACTCTACGGGGTATGTACTCGTAACTTTTATTAAAGAGTTTACAGACATGGGTGTGGAAGATTTGCACTACATTGTAGTGACAGAAGAAGATACGGAAGCTCAGGTGAATTCTTTATTATTTTCGTTTCCTACTAATGATACCACTTTGGTGGACCGCTATCGTCAGGGCGAGAATCTGGAAGCAGAAGAAGTGGCTACGGAATCTAGCCACTAG
- a CDS encoding histidine phosphatase family protein, which translates to MKCVLFRHAHKGIMPFEDPELSLQGFEQAARLMDEVTLSRLPIPTLLYVSPKRRTSQTLYPLSKMHHLNLQVCPELDQHSHSESLQEFRQRIQKWLDEVSATTDKNAVIFMCTHYDWIEEAMSLINCDRDLNTFEFSHWHPTQYVVFDIQDDLWKFVRKGTAK; encoded by the coding sequence ATGAAGTGCGTCCTGTTTCGACACGCCCACAAGGGTATTATGCCTTTTGAAGATCCAGAGTTGAGCCTACAGGGGTTCGAACAAGCGGCTCGCCTGATGGATGAAGTGACGCTGTCTCGCCTGCCAATCCCAACCCTGCTTTATGTGTCCCCAAAACGCCGCACATCGCAGACACTCTACCCTCTGAGCAAAATGCATCATCTTAACCTACAAGTATGTCCAGAGCTTGATCAACACTCTCACAGTGAAAGCCTGCAGGAATTCCGTCAACGCATTCAGAAATGGCTCGATGAGGTCAGCGCGACCACAGACAAAAATGCGGTTATATTTATGTGCACACATTACGATTGGATCGAAGAGGCCATGTCCTTGATCAACTGTGATCGGGATTTGAACACATTTGAGTTTTCGCACTGGCACCCCACTCAGTATGTTGTTTTTGATATACAGGATGATCTTTGGAAATTTGTACGCAAAGGAACTGCAAAATGA
- a CDS encoding fumarylacetoacetate hydrolase family protein, with protein sequence MSSQNSNNISRNIWAVGRNYANHARELNNEIPTTPVFFLKSGNCLETNSVIHLPTWSAEVHYELELALWLDENLSYSHFTLALDLTARDAQNQAKAKGLPWTLAKSFKGSCPIAPWVNLQEIESLDSLNFELFINKRSVQRGQSQDMIFKPQELLEYAKNHFPITAHDILLTGTPEGVGALRSGDSLDAILQSEDREILTCHWDVI encoded by the coding sequence ATGAGCTCACAGAATTCAAATAATATCTCACGTAATATTTGGGCCGTCGGACGCAACTATGCCAATCATGCCCGTGAACTCAATAACGAGATTCCGACGACGCCAGTTTTCTTTTTGAAATCTGGGAACTGTTTAGAAACAAACTCTGTGATTCACTTACCGACATGGTCCGCTGAAGTCCACTATGAACTGGAACTGGCACTGTGGCTTGATGAAAACCTCAGCTACAGCCATTTTACTTTAGCCTTAGATTTGACCGCACGTGATGCCCAAAATCAGGCAAAAGCCAAAGGCCTTCCATGGACACTGGCTAAATCTTTCAAAGGTTCCTGCCCCATTGCCCCGTGGGTAAACCTACAAGAGATTGAGTCCCTCGACAGCTTGAATTTTGAGCTTTTTATAAACAAACGTTCCGTTCAAAGAGGCCAAAGCCAAGATATGATTTTTAAGCCGCAGGAACTGCTAGAATACGCGAAAAACCACTTCCCTATCACTGCACACGACATCCTTTTAACGGGCACCCCTGAAGGTGTTGGAGCCCTACGTAGTGGCGACAGTTTGGATGCCATTTTACAGAGTGAGGACCGCGAGATTTTAACTTGCCATTGGGACGTCATTTAG
- a CDS encoding Hsp33 family molecular chaperone HslO yields MAKVQRFVSHDFTLRIASVDATDVVAEMQKLHNAFPVAASGVGKAMVGALLLASQLKDKQQIGLLFRGSGSLKSIYAEADFEGNIRAYTPHPQFEPESYDGGLKLSEALGKGTLTVARHVPFQKQPFQGMVELVTGEIGDDIAHYLHQSHQIRSIVSLGIYLDQQGQVQKAGGFIIEVMPGVDEAMVDLLQKNSEKQKPSVSSVLRDGGTPEDLIRPFMEGIDFMQLEHEHEIKYFCPCSKERVAEALTILGEEDLQDMVNKNEEPEVTCQMCGKPYVFTMDEVVEIRDRVNKKPLH; encoded by the coding sequence ATGGCTAAAGTTCAACGTTTCGTATCGCATGATTTTACACTCCGTATCGCATCTGTAGATGCCACTGATGTCGTGGCCGAGATGCAAAAACTCCATAACGCATTTCCTGTTGCTGCATCAGGTGTTGGTAAAGCAATGGTGGGTGCTCTTCTTTTGGCAAGTCAGCTAAAGGATAAACAGCAAATTGGATTGTTATTCCGTGGCAGTGGATCTTTAAAAAGTATTTATGCCGAGGCTGATTTTGAAGGGAATATCCGCGCCTATACTCCACATCCTCAATTTGAACCTGAAAGTTATGATGGCGGACTAAAATTATCCGAAGCTTTAGGAAAGGGAACTTTAACAGTGGCTCGTCATGTCCCTTTTCAAAAACAACCCTTTCAAGGGATGGTTGAACTGGTTACGGGTGAAATCGGTGATGATATTGCTCACTATTTGCATCAGTCACATCAGATTCGTTCGATTGTATCTTTGGGGATTTATTTGGATCAACAGGGACAAGTACAAAAAGCCGGTGGATTTATTATTGAAGTGATGCCAGGTGTAGATGAAGCGATGGTGGATCTGTTGCAAAAGAATTCTGAAAAACAGAAGCCAAGTGTATCGTCTGTGCTACGTGATGGGGGAACTCCAGAAGATTTAATCCGTCCTTTCATGGAAGGCATTGATTTCATGCAGTTAGAGCATGAACACGAAATTAAATACTTCTGCCCATGCTCTAAAGAAAGAGTGGCGGAAGCATTAACGATTTTAGGTGAAGAAGATCTGCAAGATATGGTGAATAAAAACGAAGAGCCAGAAGTGACTTGCCAAATGTGTGGTAAACCCTATGTCTTCACCATGGATGAAGTCGTTGAAATTCGTGACCGCGTAAATAAAAAGCCTTTGCACTGA